The sequence below is a genomic window from Silene latifolia isolate original U9 population chromosome 7, ASM4854445v1, whole genome shotgun sequence.
CTTATTCCTTTTTACATGCGTCTATGTTTTGTCCTTGAAACTTCATATGAGAAACACAACCTCTTCATCGCAAATGTGTAGATGTCATCTCTGTCtggtgtctttttgtcatgtCTTCCGCCATGCAACACGATGGTGTATAGACAACAAAGTGAAACTGAGAGCCCAAAACCACAGACAAGTAGTAGCAACACACGGCTCATGAATGCCTTCTACAAGGAGAAACGAGTCGTGCAGAAGGCAACTCATCATCCAAAAACAAACACTTTAACAGTTGAAAGAAAATGATAAGTGGAGTCTCATTTTATCTATGTCAGGAGTCTTGACTTTTAAGTTGAACAGGATGATCAGAGAGTAAACGCCAAGTGCTTAAAGTGAATATTACTGTTTTGTCTTTTATGTTTATTTGGATGAATAAATTAATCAAACTCATGAAACAAAGTTGAGCAGCAAAAATATTGGTAAAAATCTATCTTAATGAAAGTGGCACTAGACTCACTGGTGAACTGGACCACATTCATCATCAGAGCACTCATGGTTACAACAGCTATATCATCCCATATAATTACCCAAGCGTCTAATACAAAGACGTATACGGACTTTACCTTGAAATTAGCCAACTATTCCTATTACATGCTTTTCAGAAAACCTATATAtcacattattattattaaaacatcGCGCATTTGAATTGAATACCTGGATATAAAATTGAAGATTCCTAATCAGGAAGGCCATATGCTCTCTAACCCGCCACATTGGTCTAAAGCGTTGTCGTCGTTGCTGCAATGTTGAGCACTTTGCAGGATCGTTCCGATGCTCGGCAAAATCACTATGATCCTGATGCATCACTGAAGCCCATGATTTTTCTAACTCCATTTGGGTCCGCTTAAGCCGCAACAGATACTGGAATACACGGCAATATCTGCAAAGAAAGCAGTGACCTTTTACTGGAAGAAGAGTAAGGGCAATCTTATCTAACAGCCATAACGGCCAAAATCAAGCCATGAGCCCACAACACTAGCTATTTCCCTACAAAGATAAACAAAGAGCCCCAGTACGAAAAGAGAACCTCTTCATAATTGTATACATTTTTTCCTAATGATGTATCCTGAAACAAATAAAGGCTTACTTAGATAGAACTTCTTGTGAGAAGAACAACTGCAAGGGCCAATCAATAGAATATTCAAGTGTAATACCATCCCAGCCATCCAGGTCGGCTGCAGTACTTGATGAGGCAAGAAGAACTTTTGATTTAGTAACATCAACTTGGGATGGATTTACAGCCGAAGGCATCCTACAGTGTGAAATACATCAATAAAAGGGTATAGGGTGAAACAGAGATACAGCACAGTGAACACCAACTAGCTAGCATATAGTTAAACAAAATAGTTGTGATGGCATGGAAAAAAAAATGCTACTGAACTGAAGGGACAAAATTAAAGTTTTGAGAAAAGTCACACAAAGGCATTGATATATGATTGAAGATGAATATCTACATTTATATGGGTAATAAGTGGAATACAACCAGAAACCTAGTTTAACAATTACTCTGGGAAACTTAACAATAATGCCGTTTAATAGACAATTCTAGCCACTGTGACCAATCCTTTCATGGCCAGGGCAGTGAGAAGTGACAAAATTTTACACCTAATCTACCTACATTCTCTCAGAACAAAAATATGAAAGTAACCTATAATTAATAACAGCAAGGGGTCAGGGGGCATCACTTGGCCCCAAAATTAAGAAACGTATGATAAAGCATAGCAACTCAAATATCAATCAAATGATAGCGTAGGCAGAAGTATGCAGAAGTACTGGGTTAGAGGGCGTTTGGTTCGAATGACGGAAAGGGAAAGGGAATAAGAAAgggaaaggaaaggaaaggaaaagAATTCCCTTATACTTGTCTTCTTGTTTGGTATGAAAATATATGGGATTTAAAACAGAAAAAATCAACCCCATAAAAAACCCCTCACCCCCTTAGTTTAAACAAACTACTATCATAAAGCATCAGCAAGTATTATGGATTTATGGTACAGGTCCTCACCTTAATGATACTCTAGAGAAGTATTTGTCATCATCACTAATTGTCTTTAAAGCAGCCTGCATTAAATAGAAACTCAATTTTCAACCTTTATCAATGGAAATCATAATAGAAGTTATCACGACAGACTCGTTGTTTAGTTTGAACTGCAATCAATTCAGTTCCAAACAAATAGCATAGTAACATTTGTATAGAGCCTACAGCACCTACATTTTTTCTGATACGTCATCTATTTTCTGTGAAAAAATCATGCCTTAATTCCTGATTGCAGCAGGAAATGACACTGACAGAAGAAATCTTTAGATTGATATTTTTACTATACCAGGACAGCTTCAATAGGAAAAAAAAGAGACTTTTAGAGTATGTTACTTCAACGCTACACTTTAACCAATCACttcattttttttcataaaaGCGTCAAATATCAGCATCCTACACTTGTTGCGTGGTCTGAGTCAAATAGCTTTCAGAATATAactataaaataaaatattacgAGCCTTGATTTCACAATATGCTGTCCATATAGTGTTCCACATGAAACAGCCACTACCAAATTAAGGGTCCAACAGGTAACAGAAGGAAAAGTGGGTTAAACTATACCAGCTGGAACGGAACCAGAAGATCAGCTTCCGCCGTAGATTGGCGAGGAGGTAAACGCATCAACTGGCGACTTTCCTCAAGAAAGCACTGGCACAAAAATTAAAGCCTTAATTTTCCATAGTAGCAACTAGCAAGATGTGAAATCTTAAATTTTCCATATCTAACCTGGAAGAAATCTCCCTTGGCCAGCAGAAAATAGTCTTTAAGAGCCTTTAAATGTCCATTAAGATCAGCGCGAACAACTACAAGCTGCAATTATTATTAATCTTAGATGCATGCCCTAAAGGGTAAAGAAAATACTGCATAACGTACCTGCCATAAATGACTGGCTGCAATAGAACGAATGGAGTCAACAGCACACTCAAATGACCTCTTGTGAAATTCAGTTGAATCCTGCATATCAGAGTAAGAATCAGCTTATTAGTAGAAGAAAATACCAAAAAACACAGGCAAAGAATGTACAGTCTACATAAGCAAAAAACAAAAGGGTGCTAGACCTTCAAGTCCTGAAGCATTGTTTCGATTTTGTCTGCCTCAGATTGAGAAAGTAAATCTTCTCCGGGAGATTCTGAGTCATCGACACTGAGCTTGTTACTGACAGCTTCTGTGTCCTTTTGGAAGGAGAAGTGGCCACTGAATCTCTGGTTTTTGCGAGATTGTCTGGGAATTTTGTGATGATACAAGGAATCCTTCATAAAAAAGCCAGGGCTTGGATTTCGAAGAACCCTTATTGCTTTCCCAGCAAATAGAATAGATTCAGCAACTCGCATATGGATATATTCAGGGAGCATATCCTGCATTGCCATGTTATTCCCGTTATAGATATGTATAGGGAAGTCAGAATTGCTTAAAGAACAAGACTCCACATTGCTAAAATGGAAAGAATCGGTGTTTCATTTAAAATATGACAAAATGTAAAAAGAGAAGAAAGGGGCTGCCCACTTCTCACAAAACTGCTGCTACAAACTTTTTTGTCTTTTAGTGGCAGGAGATAGAATGATAACGAGATAAGATCTGTCCGTTCTCTTATCAGAGATGCAAAAACATATAGTAAGAGCAGAAGTTCTTGTATATCAAAATACATAACCATATGACAAGACCGTCACTCATAATTGATAGCAGATCTATGGTGATCTAACTTCCTGTTAGAAACCGGAGATCTGATATCATAAAAACTAACTCCCTGCTACAAAATTATCTTAGAGCACCCTTGGGACACTAGTTTTGAATCTGGATACTTCTCATGTAAATAAACTAGCCTAATACATTCGAACAACTCTACCAAAATGTATTCATCTCATGCAAACTAGAGTAGCCTATACTGGAACGATCCCACCAAACCTTTTGGACACTAGTAACTGCAGTGGCAGAAAAAATAAATAGAGAGGACAAAATGCCATATCCCTTAGGTGCCGAACTAGAGAAGATACAATAAAAGGTAAACATACGCCCTTAATTACAACTAAAAGCCACAATGAACAATCTCCTTCTCACTAAGAGAATCGAACAGGGCTTATTCAATAAATTTGAAGGAGTGTCATGGTACATCTGCAGTACCAAAAAAGCAAGCAAGAACTACAAAGGCAGTTATTTACAACTTACAAGGCTATACTCTAGGTTATATGAAACAATCCAATAAAATATTTAAGATTTGTTCCATATGCCAGAAAAGCTCACTTAGCATAACAAGAAGGGGAATAGAGGGCTCATAAAGCACTGCAGCTTTTTAAAATGTACAGGAAAAAGAACGCGAAAAACTTGCCCCTAGGCAGCTAGAAAAAACAGATTTGTTACAGGTATTTCCAAGTGTTACACAAATGATAATAACATATACGGAATATTGAAAGATACTTGAACAAACATCTATAGGTAGAGGTGAGCAATACCAAAGATATGTGAAATCCCAAGTGCCAGTTAACCAGCGATGAATCCCCTAGTTTTAAGCGTGTCATTTTTCTATGCATATCTGAATCTGGTAAGTCTTTCTCTGCTTTGCTGTCGTCCTGACTGAGACAAGCGGATAAATAAGCACATTGTACCAATAAAACTGGTGCTCAAACAACAACAGGGGTAACACGAGACTACCATAAAAAGTACAATGAAATATGTTGGGGGGGAGTGGGGAATGCAAACACAAAAAAGCACCGAAATCATaatattagagagaaaaactGTGGTGAAGTTTTTTTCTGATGTTATTAAGAATTCACAACCCCAGCCATATAACAGGTCACGTACTCACGTATCCTGAATAGGTCTTGACAAACGAAGAGCTTCAGATCGCTCCCATCACTGCAATTCAAAGCAACCTAAACTGATATCTGATGATGCCCACAATTTTCCGTCTTAGCTAATTGAGACACCTAATCCTACTTGCAACCCCCACCCATTGCTCTTTCTTAGAATGCTAAAGAAGGAAATACTCACATACTTACGAGCACAGACAAACCAACTTAGTGCAGTTTTGGCCACAAAAACGATAACATATATATTTACTGGTTAAAAAATGCCACAGGACAAACAAAGGAAGTCGCTGTGAAGTTAATTTGACAAAAAAGAGGATCCTTGTAATCTAAAATTTTACATGGATACTGCaaaaaacttgtcataaaaaaGAACAGCACATTTCAAAGTTAGCATTCCTTGAAAAGTTGTAGCTGGTCACAAAATATTGATGGATTGATTAGAAGCATAATAAAACACGGCTCACCAAGTGTCACTAGATTAGAAGCAATAGTCTGCAATACCATAAGAAACAAGTGTACTAGTAAGAAACTAGGTGATTTAATTAACAAACATAGCCAAGCCTCATGACAAAAGAAATGACCTATGAGAATATTAAGCATTAGATTACCTTCGAATAAAGAACTCATCATGAGGATCTTGGAGGATTCCATAAACCATCCAAGATGCAAGCTGATTATACATCACTTGATGCCCATGCCAAAGTAGCCTAATTAAGGGGATAGAAACACATCAATACAGATATATTATGACAACGAAAAATAGTCCCACAACCcatcaacatcaacaacaacattagTCAAGGGCTCATGCATATTGCGGGGTAAGGAGGGCTTAGATGTATATTGTCTACTTtgacaataaaaaaaatattaaattattCAGTTTCCTATCTGCATTTTTCGTTTAAACTTTCTTGAACATAGAAGATTTTAGGTTGTTTAACACTAACTTATATTTTGGTGAAATCCCAACCTCTTGCAACTTCGTGGACATCTTTTACAACATAGGAAGAAAAATAAGTTCAGGAGAACAGGCACTAGATCATCAGTGCATTTTCCTCTAGGATGATGAACTTGtgtataataaaataataaatattccTCAAATCAGGCATAAAGAACCTTCTGACAGTTCGACGCATGTTCTCTTTTCAGTTTTCTAAGTACAGAAGCATTAATACAAGACCAACTTGACCCACAAAATAGcatgaatttattattattgttattattattttgtttaaCTGACATGAAATTTTTCACTTTTCTCTTTTTATCTCTTTGAGGGTTGGGATCACTCAGAGACGTTTTTAAATGATGATTCATGTCTGCTGACCCTAAATCATTTTGGGACTAAAGCTATGattttgttgttgctgttgttaaCTGACATGAAATATTGAAGTACTACTATTCATTACTGTGACAAAGGTAACTAAAAAGCATCTCCCACACacacaaataaaaaaaattacctcTGCAAGCAGTTTTGTAGTTCAGGCACCCCACAGTGGCATCTTTTATGTAAAAGGTCAAGAAGTTTTCCTCCCCGAATATCATCACGCTCTACCTCTAAAATAAGTTCGTAAAGAGGAGGCAAAAGAACAAAAAACTGGGAAAGAAAAAACATTTAGTCACAGCCTTAAGAGTAAGTAACAATAACATAGTACAAAAAATGGAAGACGTCCATTCACAATTCTACAGTAAAAATTAAAACACAGTGCTGACTAGAAACTCCTCTGGGAAAGTTAAAAGACATCATAGATTCAACTATTGCTCCCAGACACGGTAGATTCAAGctactcaaacaacaacaaaaggcaAAAAGTTGTCACTAGAATTTTATTTTAATCCAACTATCAGTCTTAATTTACTGAAAACAGTCATTCATCACTCAGTCATCACGAGTCACGACTAAGGAGCACCCAATTTGTCACCTGACATTAGTCATCACAATTCACAACGGttcttttttttaatcaaaaagaAACCAAGCATCAAACTACCTACTGATGAACTCAAAAAGGATAAAAAGAGGGGGGGAAATACCACAAAATTGCCAACTATATGGGTCTCTCAACTTTGCATCATTTattctattttttcattattaccACTTGCACAAAAATATAATACTCCCTTCATCCCATTTATATTGTCTCTTTTCCTACTTAACTAGTTAACTCATTCGAACTCAATTATCCTCTTTCTAAATTTAGTAATAAAAAAGAGTATACATCGGAGATCGCCCATAGTTAAGAACTTGTAGCTAATACCCCCTCCAACTCAATTGTCCCTATTTTCTTCAATTTAGGGGAGGAGGGTTAAAAATTGTAAAGTCCCGAAAAGAAAATCAGTACAATAGAAATGGGATGAAGGGAGTAAACGAAACCTTGCCcttccttcatcttcttcctATTTTTCAAATTTATTCATGCATATATTTATTTAAAAATGGGAAGAACGATGTGAAATGCAGTTTAGTACAAACTGGAATTATTGCAACCTACTACCTCCCATTCAACTAGTTGTTACATTTCAATACAATACTCATATCACAGATTAATAAAACCATAAACAACAATTTGAAAGGGAAGGGGTATGCATCATAAACACCAAGGACTACTATCAAGTATCAACAGAGCTACAAATTAAATTACGAAGAGAAGACGGAAAACCTTATTAAGACCCTGAGTAACAGTCCCCAAAATAGGCAAATGATCAGCCAACAACTTCTGCTCAATTTGCAAAACCGCAGACCGATAAACGGAAAGAACTTCAACAACACCATTCGCAATCGCCCGTCGATACACACTCCGACTTTCCGGAAACTTGTTCACATCATCTCCACTCCCTGACCTAATCCAGCTCAAATTCCGTGATTTTGTCGCAAACCGATCAAGCTCCCGGTAATAAAACCCTAACTTAACAATCCTCTCAATCACATCCCTAACAATTAACCCTAAATTACGTCAATTCTATAAATTAACCtccaaaaaatcgaaaaaaaaaacggaGAATTGAGAAATGAGAGAGTTACCGGTCGCTAGGGTGGATGAAGGAGAGGTCGGCGGCGAGCTTGAAGGCGGGTGCGGCGGTGGAGAGAGAAGGGAGGCCGAGGGAGTTACGGTGTTCGTCGTCGTCGATAATTAAATCGCCGGTGAAACCAAGTAATGCTAGTAATATTTCTTGTAACATTTTTTGTGTTAATTTTTGATTTGGAAGCGTCTGGGAGTTTTAGGCGGCAGAAAAGTTACGAATACTCGAGGGAGTGTGACTGTTTGCGGGAACTGGGACTAGGGGAGTAAACGGAGAAAAAGGATTGCATTTGAGGTAGTACCTCAGAtcttgtagtttttgagcatatacacattttttctgagcatattaccatttataaatatagtttttgagcaatattatatttttttagtgtaatattttagtaaatgtgctctaaaactttatactaaagcagaactcaaaaacttaaaaagaaaactcaaaaaataaataataaggggtactacctcagatgtatagtctatgaactggaGTAAACGTACGGAAAAAAAGCAAAATTTATTCTCATTTAAGATTTTTGAAAAAAACATTGTGAACAAACTTCTTGGTTAATCGTTTATCATTTTTATAAGAGTTTTCACGAGGAGTTCCTTACAAGTATACACCACGATTTacaactaaataaataaaaaatttaatGTTCACATAATGTCATCAATTATAGTTTTACGTAATATTTTGTATAGTGTTATATAACTGACTATTACGTAAGAAAATCCAATTAATTAATGGGATCACTTTTTAAGGAAGTTGCATAAATTTACATTTAAAGTTGTAATTAGAAAAAAATCGTAATACAATAGAAAATACAAAAGAATGTCTAATTTTGATATTAGTGATCTTTACTTAAATGAAGTTTCCCCGGCCCGTATCTCAAACTGAATTTTAACCAACCGACTAGCCCGGCCCAACCACTTGAATCATGCTTGGGCTTCAGTTTTGAGGGTTCGACGTGCTTTGCCCAcgtaaaaaacaaaaaataaataaaaaatcagttagtcttgctgaagacgggtcggagcaagtaacgggtaatgtcactcacaaaacggataggggggacaaggtgggggcaccccatgtgcttccctctctcctctatttgggtcatttgtgagaggaaatggtatccgtcactccaaagtgacggatacatgccgtcttcaatgagattttgtgataaaaAATATATAGACCCATCTTGCATGCTCCCTTACTGACTGGTCTTGGCCTCTTCGGCCAAGCTTGAGATAACAGGGGCTAGTCTGGCCCGCTACTTCACGATGGCTAGTCTCGGGCCAGAGT
It includes:
- the LOC141591810 gene encoding gamma-tubulin complex component 4-like codes for the protein MLQEILLALLGFTGDLIIDDDEHRNSLGLPSLSTAAPAFKLAADLSFIHPSDRDVIERIVKLGFYYRELDRFATKSRNLSWIRSGSGDDVNKFPESRSVYRRAIANGVVEVLSVYRSAVLQIEQKLLADHLPILGTVTQGLNKFFVLLPPLYELILEVERDDIRGGKLLDLLHKRCHCGVPELQNCLQRLLWHGHQVMYNQLASWMVYGILQDPHDEFFIRSQDDSKAEKDLPDSDMHRKMTRLKLGDSSLVNWHLGFHISLDMLPEYIHMRVAESILFAGKAIRVLRNPSPGFFMKDSLYHHKIPRQSRKNQRFSGHFSFQKDTEAVSNKLSVDDSESPGEDLLSQSEADKIETMLQDLKDSTEFHKRSFECAVDSIRSIAASHLWQLVVVRADLNGHLKALKDYFLLAKGDFFQCFLEESRQLMRLPPRQSTAEADLLVPFQLAALKTISDDDKYFSRVSLRMPSAVNPSQVDVTKSKVLLASSSTAADLDGWDGITLEYSIDWPLQLFFSQEVLSKYCRVFQYLLRLKRTQMELEKSWASVMHQDHSDFAEHRNDPAKCSTLQQRRQRFRPMWRVREHMAFLIRNLQFYIQVDVIESQWNLLQNHIQDSRDFTELVNFHQEYLSALISQSFLDIGSVCRILDSIMKLCLQYCWNLENQESPNTAQLDHITEEFNKKSNSLYTILRSSRLAGSQRAPFLRRFLLRLNFNSFFEATARGVLNVVRPRPSLPILQ